Proteins from one Triticum aestivum cultivar Chinese Spring chromosome 7A, IWGSC CS RefSeq v2.1, whole genome shotgun sequence genomic window:
- the LOC123149585 gene encoding elongator complex protein 4 gives MAAAAAAGTGGQTLGRSSFSRAASSKTASSSSSPTASGVKLGPNGAAFVSSGIPDLDRILGGGFLLGSVVMVMEDSDAPHHLLLLRAFMSQGVVHKQPLLFAAPMKEPRSFLGALPAPVASSKEDARQRAMAGGAAGDGRASDEGLRIAWQYRKYFGDERNSSAEHRDNKQEFSHDFDLRKPLERHLLNAQHIECLSTQDLDTLHDLQDRCSAFLSKHQRKEGGNLSAGRIAIQSLCAPECGYFGKDWDMVLFLRSLKAMVRSSNAVAIITFPHTVLSDSFCKRWQHLADTLLSIKAIPDEDKDLAKLLTGYQDMVGFLHVHKVAQTNSQVPVILEASTFSLKLRKRRSLVLERLNQAPVDGSSGPSSGGSGSCSSSTQGSQLDF, from the exons atggccgccgccgccgccgccggaacagGGGGCCAGACCCTCGGCCGGAGCAGCTTCTCGCGCGCCGCCTCATCGaagaccgcctcctcctcctcctcccccaccgcctccggcGTCAAGCTCGGCCCCAACGGCGCCGCCTTCGTCTCCTCCGGCATCCCCGACCTCGACA GGATTCTGGGCGGCGGTTTTCTCCTCGGCTCCGTTGTGATGGTCATGGAGGACTCCGATGCGCCGCACCACCTCCTCCTGCTCCGGGCCTTCATGTCGCAGGGCGTCGTGCACAAGCAGCCCCTGCTCTTCGCTGCTCCCATGAAGGAACCCCGCTCGTTCCTCGGCGCGCTGCCTGCTCCGGTGGCGTCCTCGAAGGAGGATGCCCGGCAGAGGGCGATGGCGGGCGGAGCAGCTGGCGATGGACGGGCAAGT GATGAGGGCTTGAGGATAGCTTGGCAGTACAGGAAATATTTCGGGGACGAGAGGAATTCcagtgctgaacacagag ACAACAAGCAGGAATTTAGCCATGATTTTGATTTACGGAAGCCCCTGGAACGGCATTTACTTAATGCACAGCATATTGAATGTTTGAGCACTCAAGATCTAGATACTCTCCATGATCTCCAGGATCGTTGTTCTGCTTTCTTGTCCAAACATCAAAG AAAAGAGGGTGGGAATCTGAGTGCAGGACGTATTGCTATACAGTCACTCTGTGCACCAGAGTGTGGATATTTTGGGAAG GACTGGGACATGGTCTTGTTTCTCAGATCACTGAAGGCCATGGTGCGCTCATCTAACGCCGTTGCCATTATAACATTTCCACACACAGTCCTATCAGATTCTTTCTGCAAGAGATGGCAGCACCTAGCAGACACGCTGCTGTCAATAAAAGCAATCCCAG ATGAGGACAAGGACTTGGCGAAACTCCTTACAGGGTATCAAGATATGGTTGGTTTTCTACATGTTCATAAGGTGGCACAGACCAACAGCCAG GTTCCTGTGATATTAGAGGCGTCCACATTTTCTCTGAAGCTGCGAAAGAGGAGGTCGCTGGTGCTAGAACGGCTGAATCAGGCCCCGGTGGACGGGTCGAGTGGGCCTTCGTCTGGTGGATCAGGCAGTTGCTCCTCCTCGACGCAAGGCTCGCAGCTCGATTTCTAG
- the LOC123149583 gene encoding dolabradiene monooxygenase has product MEDAVYLVLALASLLVVLITRRWRRSPADGEGKLRLPPGPWTLPVIGSMHHIAGALPHQAMRDLARRHGWPVMLLRLGEVPTLVVSSREAAREVMKTHDAAFATRPLSSTVRVLTNGGRDIIFAPYGEHWRQMRKIAVTELLTARRVLSFRAIREEEVGAMLRAVASAAGEGETIDMRARLSVLVADTTVRAVMGDRCKDRDVFVRELDRSIGLAGGFNPADLWPSSRLAVWASGAVRRAEECRDIVFGILDGIIAEHQQRMGTVDGDDEDLIDVLLRVQNDGSLQLPLDMDSIKAVIFDIFGAGSETSATTLEWIMAELVKNPKVMKRATAEVRRAFEAGGKVVEQKLGELVPYLHLVIRETFRLHAPVPLLLPRECREEPACRVVGYDVPRGTQVLVNVWALGRDERYWPDAPEEFRPERFEAEGGGSAAGVDFRGADFELLPFGAGRRMCPGMAFGLANVELALASLLLHFDWEAPGVADPAEFDMTEAFGITSRRKAGLLLRPVLRVPVPGV; this is encoded by the exons ATGGAGGACGCCGTGTACCTCGTCCTGGCCCTCGCGTCGCTGCTCGTCGTGCTGATCACCAGGCGGTGGAGGCGCAGCCCGGCGGACGGCGAGGGCAAGCTGCGGCTGCCGCCAGGGCCGTGGACGCTGCCGGTGATCGGCAGCATGCACCACATCGCCGGGGCGCTCCCGCACCAGGCCATGCGCGACCtggcgcggcggcacggctggcccGTCATGCTGCTCCGGCTCGGCGAGGTGCCCACGCTGGTGGTGTCGTCCCGGGAGGCCGCGCGCGAGGTGATGAAGACCCACGACGCCGCCTTCGCCACGCGCCCACTGAGCTCCACCGTGCGCGTGCTCACCAACGGCGGCCGGGACATCATCTTCGCGCCCTACGGGGAACACTGGCGCCAGATGCGCAAGATCGCCGTTACGGAGCTCCTCACGGCGCGGCGAGTGCTCTCCTTCCGTGCCATCCGAGAGGAGGAGGTCGGCGCCATGCTCCGGGCCGTCGCGTCGGCCGCCGGGGAGGGGGAGACGATCGACATGCGCGCGCGGCTGTCGGTGCTCGTGGCGGACACCACGGTGCGCGCCGTCATGGGCGACCGGTGCAAGGACCGCGACGTGTTCGTCCGGGAGCTGGACCGCTCCATCGGCCTAGCCGGCGGGTTTAACCCGGCCGACTTGTGGCCGTCGTCGCGGCTCGCCGTCTGGGCCAGCGGCGCCGTCCGCCGCGCCGAGGAGTGCCGCGACATCGTGTTCGGGATCCTGGACGGCATCATCGCTGAGCACCAGCAGAGGATGGGCACcgtcgacggcgacgacgaggacCTCATCGACGTGCTCCTGAGGGTGCAGAACGACGGCAGCCTCCAGCTCCCTCTCGACATGGACTCCATCAAAGCCGTCATCTTC GACATCTTCGGCGCCGGCAGCGAGACATCGGCGACGACGCTGGAGTGGATAATGGCGGAGCTGGTGAAGAACCCGAAGGTGATGAAGCGGGCGACGGCGGAGGTGCGGCGAGCCTTCGAGGCCGGCGGCAAGGTGGTGGAACAAAAGCTCGGCGAGCTGGTGCCATACCTGCACCTGGTGATCCGGGAGACGTTCCGGCTGCACGCCCCGGTGCCGCTGCTGCTCCCGCGGGAGTGCCGGGAGGAGCCGGCGTGCCGGGTGGTGGGCTACGACGTGCCGCGGGGCACGCAGGTGCTGGTCAACGTCTGGGCGCTGGGCCGCGACGAGCGGTACTGGCCCGACGCGCCCGAGGAGTTCCGGCCGGAGCGGTTCGAGGCCGagggcggcgggtcggcggcgggggTGGACTTCAGGGGCGCGGACTTCGAGCTCCTGCCGTTCGGCGCCGGGAGGAGGATGTGCCCCGGGATGGCGTTCGGGCTGGCCAACGTGGAGCTGGCGCTGGCCAGCCTGCTGCTGCACTTCGACTGGGAGGCGCCCGGCGTGGCTGACCCGGCCGAGTTCGACATGACCGAGGCGTTCGGCATCACCTCGCGGCGGAAGGCCGGCCTCCTGCTCCGCCCCGTCCTGCGCGTGCCCGTCCCCGGTGTCTAG
- the LOC123149584 gene encoding E3 ubiquitin-protein ligase KEG isoform X2: protein MAGSQPTDTESFEYMLLEKDPDHYRTVFSGPSQISPWIDPAVLNLKHRIGRGPFGDVWIATHHQRTEDYDRYHEVAVKMMHPVRDDQLQVFSARFDEVFGKCQGLGNVCFLHGISTQNGRLCIAMKFYEGSIGDKMARLKGGRLPLSDVLRYGADLARGVLDLHSRGIFVLNLKPCNFLLDDHDHAVLGDFGIPSLLFGLSLPNPELIQRLGTPNYMAPEQWQPNIRGPISYETDSWGFACSILEMFSGVQPWRGKSPDEIYQLVVLKKEKPIFPYNLPAEVENVLSSCFEYDFRDRPLMSDILQAFESAKDVDYDNNGWDSSENPRAVVPSHTNWSHFKDKLQVGDKVRSRKVKNSCTPETMEIPDGTIVGMEEDGERDSYILVRVHGIHDPLKVHSSTVERVTYGFAAGDWVRLREEDKKRSQVGILHSIDRNGTVYVGLIGMDTLWKGEYSDLQMAEAYCVGQFVRLRTNTSSPRFEWPRKRGGVFATGRISQILSNGCLVVTFPGKFSLGEVCSCLADPSEVEVVSFDKCDGVVKKYEHLEDFHWVVRPLFIAIGFFTAMKLGIFVGKSITRPRSRKVASVSDQGGDPQKVQQQEVHSSVGTAWLPPPVANMLFRDGPAPSG from the exons ATGGCAGGCTCCCAGCCCACCGACACCGAGTCGTTCGAGTACATGCTGCTGGAGAAGGACCCCGACCACTACCGGACGGTCTTCTCCGGCCCGAGCCAGATAAGCCCGTGGATCGACCCGGCGGTGCTGAATCTGAAGCACCGGATAGGAAGAGGCCCCTTCGGGGACGTCTGGATAGCGACGCACCACCAGAGGACGGAGGATTATGACCGGTACCACGAGGTCGCCGTGAAGATGATGCACCCGGTCAGGGACGACCAGCTGCAGGTGTTCTCGGCGAGGTTCGACGAGGTGTTCGGCAAATGCCAGGGCCTGGGCAATGTCTGCTTCCTACATGGCATCTCAACGCAGAATGGGAGG CTTTGCATAGCGATGAAGTTTTATGAAGGATCCATCGGGGACAAGATGGCTCGGCTTAAAGGTGGAAGGCTCCCTTTGTCGGATGTTTTAAG ATATGGTGCCGATTTGGCGCGTGGTGTGCTAGACCTACACTCCAGGGGAATATTTGTTCTTAATCTCAAGCCTTGCAATTTTCTCCTTGATGACCATGACCATGCTGTGCTGGGGGATTTTGGGATTCCATCCTTGCTGTTTGGACTTTCTCTGCCAAACCCAGAGCTTATCCAAAGACTTGGGACTCCAAATTACATGGCCCCAGAGCAATGGCAACCAAACATCAGAGGTCCAATTAGTTACGAGACAGATTCATGGGGCTTTGCCTGCAGCATTCTTGAGATGTTCAGTGGCGTTCAGCCTTGGCGTGGCAAATCACCAGATGAAATTTATCAGTTGGTTGTCCTGAAGAAAGAGAAACCGATATTCCCATACAACTTACCTGCAGAGGTTGAGAATGTCCTTTCTAGCTGCTTTGAGTACGACTTTCGGGATCGCCCCTTGATGTCAGATATCTTGCAAGCATTTGAAAG TGCTAAAGATGTGGATTATGACAACAATGGCTGGGATAGTTCTGAAAACCCAAGGGCAGTAGTGCCAAGTCACACTAATTGGTCACACTTTAAGGATAAGCTGCAAGTTGGTGACAAGGTCCGCTCGAGAAAGGTTAAAAACTCTTGTACTCCTGAAACAATGGAAATTCCTGATGGAACCATAGTTGGCATGGAGGAGGATGGAGAACGTGATAGCTACATTCTTGTACGAGTCCATGGAATACATGACCCTTTGAAGGTCCATTCCTCGACAGTGGAGAGGGTGACCTATGGTTTCGCTGCCGGAGACTGGGTAAGGCTTAGGGAGGAAGACAAGAAGCGGTCTCAGGTCGGAATTCTTCATAGCATTGACCGTAATGGCACCGTGTATGTTGGTTTAATAGGAATGGACACCCTCTGGAAGGGGGAATATTCAGATCTGCAAATGGCCGAAGCCTACTGCGTGGGACAATTTGTGAGGCTGAGAACTAACACATCAAGCCCCCGGTTTGAATGGCCGCGAAAGAGAGGCGGAGTGTTTGCCACAGGCCGTATTTCACAGATACTCTCGAATGGATGCCTTGTTGTGACCTTCCCTGGCAAATTCAGCCTTGGCGAAGTGTGCAGCTGCTTGGCCGACCCTTCAGAGGTGGAGGTGGTGAGCTTCGACAAGTGCGATGGGGTTGTGAAGAAGTATGAGCACCTCGAGGACTTCCATTGGGTGGTGAGGCCTCTGTTCATCGCCATAGGTTTCTTTACTGCTATGAAGCTAGGTATCTTTGTCGGCAAGAGCATCACAAGGCCAAGGAGTCGAAAGGTCGCCAGCGTCTCCGATCAGGGCGGTGATCCTCAGAAAGTTCAGCAGCAGGAAGTGCACAGCAGTGTCGGCACGGCATGGCTCCCTCCACCCGTCGCAAACATGCTTTTCAGGGACGGTCCTGCGCCTTCTGGGTAA
- the LOC123149584 gene encoding E3 ubiquitin-protein ligase KEG isoform X1, with protein MEKTTGMAGSQPTDTESFEYMLLEKDPDHYRTVFSGPSQISPWIDPAVLNLKHRIGRGPFGDVWIATHHQRTEDYDRYHEVAVKMMHPVRDDQLQVFSARFDEVFGKCQGLGNVCFLHGISTQNGRLCIAMKFYEGSIGDKMARLKGGRLPLSDVLRYGADLARGVLDLHSRGIFVLNLKPCNFLLDDHDHAVLGDFGIPSLLFGLSLPNPELIQRLGTPNYMAPEQWQPNIRGPISYETDSWGFACSILEMFSGVQPWRGKSPDEIYQLVVLKKEKPIFPYNLPAEVENVLSSCFEYDFRDRPLMSDILQAFESAKDVDYDNNGWDSSENPRAVVPSHTNWSHFKDKLQVGDKVRSRKVKNSCTPETMEIPDGTIVGMEEDGERDSYILVRVHGIHDPLKVHSSTVERVTYGFAAGDWVRLREEDKKRSQVGILHSIDRNGTVYVGLIGMDTLWKGEYSDLQMAEAYCVGQFVRLRTNTSSPRFEWPRKRGGVFATGRISQILSNGCLVVTFPGKFSLGEVCSCLADPSEVEVVSFDKCDGVVKKYEHLEDFHWVVRPLFIAIGFFTAMKLGIFVGKSITRPRSRKVASVSDQGGDPQKVQQQEVHSSVGTAWLPPPVANMLFRDGPAPSG; from the exons ATGGAGAAGACGACAG GGATGGCAGGCTCCCAGCCCACCGACACCGAGTCGTTCGAGTACATGCTGCTGGAGAAGGACCCCGACCACTACCGGACGGTCTTCTCCGGCCCGAGCCAGATAAGCCCGTGGATCGACCCGGCGGTGCTGAATCTGAAGCACCGGATAGGAAGAGGCCCCTTCGGGGACGTCTGGATAGCGACGCACCACCAGAGGACGGAGGATTATGACCGGTACCACGAGGTCGCCGTGAAGATGATGCACCCGGTCAGGGACGACCAGCTGCAGGTGTTCTCGGCGAGGTTCGACGAGGTGTTCGGCAAATGCCAGGGCCTGGGCAATGTCTGCTTCCTACATGGCATCTCAACGCAGAATGGGAGG CTTTGCATAGCGATGAAGTTTTATGAAGGATCCATCGGGGACAAGATGGCTCGGCTTAAAGGTGGAAGGCTCCCTTTGTCGGATGTTTTAAG ATATGGTGCCGATTTGGCGCGTGGTGTGCTAGACCTACACTCCAGGGGAATATTTGTTCTTAATCTCAAGCCTTGCAATTTTCTCCTTGATGACCATGACCATGCTGTGCTGGGGGATTTTGGGATTCCATCCTTGCTGTTTGGACTTTCTCTGCCAAACCCAGAGCTTATCCAAAGACTTGGGACTCCAAATTACATGGCCCCAGAGCAATGGCAACCAAACATCAGAGGTCCAATTAGTTACGAGACAGATTCATGGGGCTTTGCCTGCAGCATTCTTGAGATGTTCAGTGGCGTTCAGCCTTGGCGTGGCAAATCACCAGATGAAATTTATCAGTTGGTTGTCCTGAAGAAAGAGAAACCGATATTCCCATACAACTTACCTGCAGAGGTTGAGAATGTCCTTTCTAGCTGCTTTGAGTACGACTTTCGGGATCGCCCCTTGATGTCAGATATCTTGCAAGCATTTGAAAG TGCTAAAGATGTGGATTATGACAACAATGGCTGGGATAGTTCTGAAAACCCAAGGGCAGTAGTGCCAAGTCACACTAATTGGTCACACTTTAAGGATAAGCTGCAAGTTGGTGACAAGGTCCGCTCGAGAAAGGTTAAAAACTCTTGTACTCCTGAAACAATGGAAATTCCTGATGGAACCATAGTTGGCATGGAGGAGGATGGAGAACGTGATAGCTACATTCTTGTACGAGTCCATGGAATACATGACCCTTTGAAGGTCCATTCCTCGACAGTGGAGAGGGTGACCTATGGTTTCGCTGCCGGAGACTGGGTAAGGCTTAGGGAGGAAGACAAGAAGCGGTCTCAGGTCGGAATTCTTCATAGCATTGACCGTAATGGCACCGTGTATGTTGGTTTAATAGGAATGGACACCCTCTGGAAGGGGGAATATTCAGATCTGCAAATGGCCGAAGCCTACTGCGTGGGACAATTTGTGAGGCTGAGAACTAACACATCAAGCCCCCGGTTTGAATGGCCGCGAAAGAGAGGCGGAGTGTTTGCCACAGGCCGTATTTCACAGATACTCTCGAATGGATGCCTTGTTGTGACCTTCCCTGGCAAATTCAGCCTTGGCGAAGTGTGCAGCTGCTTGGCCGACCCTTCAGAGGTGGAGGTGGTGAGCTTCGACAAGTGCGATGGGGTTGTGAAGAAGTATGAGCACCTCGAGGACTTCCATTGGGTGGTGAGGCCTCTGTTCATCGCCATAGGTTTCTTTACTGCTATGAAGCTAGGTATCTTTGTCGGCAAGAGCATCACAAGGCCAAGGAGTCGAAAGGTCGCCAGCGTCTCCGATCAGGGCGGTGATCCTCAGAAAGTTCAGCAGCAGGAAGTGCACAGCAGTGTCGGCACGGCATGGCTCCCTCCACCCGTCGCAAACATGCTTTTCAGGGACGGTCCTGCGCCTTCTGGGTAA